A window of Rufibacter sp. LB8 contains these coding sequences:
- a CDS encoding RNA polymerase sigma factor, with translation MEVNKQFSAKAKHDFKLIQSAVEDGDEKAYAELMQIYKKPVYHVVLKMVRNADDAEDLTIEAFAKAFRNLHKFNPEYAFSTWLFRIATNNCIDFIRKNKIKTMSIDSAIKIDNGDEITIDFKDNNLNPQETAIKNQKIEIMQYIVSKLPDKYQRLVTLRYFDELSYEEIATELSAPLGTVKAQLHRARELLYDMVKNKKHLI, from the coding sequence ATGGAAGTAAATAAGCAATTCTCCGCGAAAGCGAAACACGATTTTAAACTAATCCAGTCAGCGGTAGAGGATGGGGACGAGAAGGCGTACGCTGAATTGATGCAGATCTACAAAAAGCCGGTTTACCACGTGGTTCTCAAGATGGTGCGCAACGCCGATGACGCCGAGGACCTCACCATTGAAGCCTTCGCCAAAGCCTTCCGCAACCTGCACAAGTTCAACCCAGAGTATGCGTTCTCTACCTGGCTGTTCAGAATTGCCACCAACAACTGCATTGACTTCATCCGGAAGAACAAGATCAAGACCATGAGCATTGACTCAGCCATCAAGATTGACAACGGCGATGAAATCACCATTGACTTCAAAGACAACAACCTCAACCCGCAGGAGACGGCCATCAAGAACCAGAAGATTGAGATCATGCAGTACATTGTGAGCAAGCTGCCAGACAAATACCAGCGCCTGGTCACGTTGCGTTACTTTGATGAGCTTTCTTACGAAGAGATTGCCACCGAACTCAGCGCCCCGCTTGGCACCGTAAAAGCCCAGCTGCACCGCGCCCGTGAATTGCTCTATGACATGGTGAAGAACAAGAAGCACTTGATTTAG
- a CDS encoding TonB-dependent receptor: MAALFRCLFLLCVLFGTQVAMAQQKTKYPIYGDFTGFTFEEFARAVEAKTPYRFYFQPEELDSIVVQLVVQEKPLEDVLRSIFLNTDISAAIAPNLRVYVTKGLQVQLALPPSLQPASSSPATNNAVPAMAGRLVPPALQIEDGAVKTTSSEKKLYEIGFKGGNGNKRLATLSGQVRDVETQSAVVGAAVFLAASPTTGVTTDENGNYQLALPPGRHELRIRVVGKRETSRQVHLLSSGQLNIDVLPDALALGEVLVKADKYKNVLGQQMGMEKLDIRNLKIVPTVFGETDVLRVLLMLPGVKSVGEGSTGLNVRGGSADQNLILYNDAVIYNPSHLFGFFSAFNPDAVQSAEIYKSGIPARYGGRLASVVDVKTRIPSAKTFTGAGGIGLLTSRLNLEGPIIRNKTSFMLGGRTTYSDWLFGLLPSAYRQSTASFYDVNANISHAFNDKSTLDISGYVSQDAFTLNADTSFKYANKLGSVKWRHEFTPDVLATVTGSYSHYKYKVASEKNAVSASELAYSINQTSLQAGVAYQYNEKHALEAGVQATHYQVAPGSSLPLGSESILLPDQLPSEYGLEHAYYLSDKYELSPRLTIEVGLRYSFYHALGPKQENTYLPGEIRSENTLTGARAYGSGETVATYHGPEYRASGRFALNEKSSVKVSYNRMRQYLHMLSNTAAISPTDTWKLSDSNIKPQVGDQVALGFYRNFENNNIETSIETYYKWTKDFLDYKSGAVLLLNRQIEADLMNVKGKAYGVEFMVKRAAGKVNGWFSYTYSRSLVRSRGAGIELINRGEYYPSNFDKPHDFTLVGNVKVSHRFSASMNVTYSTGRPITLPIAKYMYNGAERLLYSDRNRHRIPDYFRVDVGMNIEGNHRIQKLKHSSWTAGVYNLLGRKNPYSVYFKTEGRSIGGYKLSIFGNPIPNVTYNFKF, encoded by the coding sequence ATGGCTGCCCTTTTCAGATGTCTTTTTTTGCTGTGTGTGCTCTTCGGAACGCAGGTGGCCATGGCGCAGCAGAAAACCAAATACCCCATCTACGGCGATTTTACCGGCTTCACGTTTGAGGAATTCGCCAGAGCCGTAGAAGCCAAAACACCCTACAGATTTTACTTTCAGCCAGAGGAACTAGACAGTATTGTGGTGCAGTTGGTGGTGCAGGAAAAGCCCCTGGAAGACGTGCTCCGAAGCATTTTCCTGAATACTGACATTTCTGCGGCCATTGCCCCCAACCTGCGGGTGTACGTGACCAAGGGCTTGCAAGTACAGCTCGCGCTGCCGCCCTCTCTGCAACCGGCTTCTTCCTCACCAGCCACTAATAATGCCGTACCCGCCATGGCGGGCCGCTTGGTGCCGCCTGCCCTCCAGATAGAAGACGGAGCGGTGAAGACCACCTCATCAGAGAAAAAGCTTTATGAAATAGGGTTTAAAGGGGGCAATGGCAACAAAAGGCTGGCCACCCTTTCTGGACAGGTGCGGGACGTGGAAACGCAGTCGGCGGTAGTGGGTGCCGCGGTTTTTCTGGCGGCCTCGCCCACCACGGGCGTCACCACAGATGAAAACGGAAACTACCAACTCGCTCTTCCGCCCGGGCGGCATGAACTCAGAATTCGGGTGGTGGGCAAACGGGAAACCAGCCGCCAGGTGCATCTGCTCTCCAGCGGCCAACTTAACATTGATGTTTTGCCAGACGCACTGGCCCTGGGCGAGGTGCTGGTGAAGGCCGACAAGTACAAGAACGTACTGGGCCAGCAGATGGGCATGGAGAAATTAGACATCAGAAACCTGAAGATTGTACCCACGGTGTTTGGCGAGACCGATGTGCTACGCGTGCTCCTGATGCTGCCTGGCGTGAAGTCTGTGGGTGAGGGCAGCACCGGCCTGAATGTACGCGGCGGCAGCGCCGACCAGAACCTCATTCTCTACAATGATGCCGTGATTTACAACCCTTCACACCTGTTCGGGTTTTTCTCTGCCTTTAACCCAGACGCGGTGCAGTCCGCTGAGATTTATAAAAGTGGTATTCCGGCACGGTATGGGGGGCGCCTGGCCTCAGTGGTAGATGTGAAAACAAGAATTCCGTCGGCTAAAACGTTCACGGGCGCGGGCGGTATTGGCTTGCTCACCAGCCGCCTGAACTTAGAAGGCCCCATCATCAGAAACAAGACATCATTTATGCTGGGTGGCCGAACCACGTATTCAGACTGGTTATTTGGTTTGTTGCCCAGTGCTTACCGCCAAAGTACCGCTTCTTTTTATGACGTGAATGCCAACATCAGCCACGCTTTCAATGACAAAAGCACGCTGGATATTTCGGGGTACGTAAGCCAGGACGCCTTCACCCTCAACGCCGACACTTCGTTTAAATATGCCAACAAACTGGGCAGCGTAAAATGGCGCCATGAATTCACCCCAGACGTGCTGGCCACCGTAACGGGCAGTTACAGCCACTACAAATACAAAGTAGCCAGTGAGAAAAACGCGGTCAGCGCCTCTGAGTTAGCCTACAGCATTAACCAGACCAGCCTGCAAGCAGGTGTGGCCTACCAGTACAATGAAAAACATGCCCTGGAAGCAGGGGTACAGGCCACCCATTACCAGGTAGCGCCGGGCAGCAGCCTGCCCCTGGGGTCTGAATCTATTTTGTTGCCAGACCAATTGCCCAGCGAATACGGGTTGGAACATGCTTACTACCTCTCAGATAAATATGAACTCAGCCCCAGGTTAACCATTGAAGTGGGGCTGCGCTATTCTTTCTACCACGCCTTGGGACCTAAACAGGAAAACACCTACTTACCCGGCGAGATACGTTCTGAAAACACACTCACCGGGGCCAGGGCATATGGTTCAGGCGAAACGGTGGCCACCTACCACGGGCCAGAGTACCGGGCGTCTGGTAGATTTGCGCTCAATGAAAAGTCATCGGTGAAAGTGAGTTATAACCGCATGCGCCAGTATCTGCACATGCTGTCCAATACCGCTGCCATCTCGCCCACAGACACCTGGAAATTGAGTGACTCCAACATCAAGCCCCAGGTAGGCGACCAGGTGGCCCTGGGTTTTTACCGAAACTTTGAGAACAACAACATTGAGACCTCCATAGAGACCTATTACAAATGGACCAAAGATTTCCTGGATTATAAAAGCGGGGCGGTCTTGCTCCTGAACCGGCAGATAGAGGCAGACTTGATGAACGTAAAGGGCAAGGCCTACGGCGTGGAGTTCATGGTGAAACGGGCCGCGGGCAAGGTGAACGGGTGGTTTTCTTACACTTATTCCAGGTCTTTGGTGCGGTCGCGGGGCGCGGGCATAGAACTCATAAACCGGGGCGAGTACTACCCCAGTAATTTTGACAAGCCCCATGATTTTACGCTGGTAGGCAATGTAAAGGTAAGCCACCGGTTCAGCGCTTCCATGAACGTGACCTACAGCACCGGCAGGCCCATTACGCTGCCCATTGCCAAATACATGTACAACGGCGCAGAGCGGTTGCTGTACTCAGACAGAAACCGGCACCGCATCCCAGATTATTTCAGGGTAGATGTGGGCATGAACATAGAGGGCAACCACCGCATCCAGAAGTTGAAGCACAGTTCCTGGACTGCTGGCGTGTACAACCTGCTGGGCAGAAAAAACCCGTACTCTGTGTATTTCAAAACCGAAGGGCGTTCCATTGGCGGGTACAAACTCTCCATCTTCGGGAACCCCATTCCTAATGTGACCTACAATTTTAAGTTTTAA
- a CDS encoding glycosyltransferase, which translates to MKFCATFGFRFRFALDYRLLLEYLPLALLGLLVLIQLFYELYYFLPLAFHKDPVENPQHLPPLSILVCAHNEVKNLQELLPLLVQQEYPAPWEIIIIDDRSWDGTHLLVQEYQLDHPEVKLVRVKEQARYMSPKKVALFLGIKAAQHEHLLLTDADCRPVSAVWAQGMAAGYANNSDIILGFSPYMRIYGFLNQLIRFETFLTAMQYLSFAKRGRAYMGVGRNLAYTKTTFLRNKGFASHIRSLGGDDDLFVQEAAKHSRVAIVLDKDAQTQSLPETSWRAWWTQKRRHLSAGRRYKKSEQARIGLFVLSNILFYVISPILLSLQYQVPWVGVIIGARFAALYATYLPVASRLKDPLNWWLLPVLELGYYLNYIGILISVLRTNKVRWK; encoded by the coding sequence ATGAAATTTTGTGCTACTTTTGGGTTCCGTTTTAGATTTGCCTTGGACTACCGCCTACTTCTAGAATATCTTCCGCTCGCGCTGCTCGGCCTTTTGGTGCTGATCCAGCTTTTCTATGAGCTTTATTATTTCCTGCCGCTGGCGTTTCACAAAGATCCGGTAGAAAACCCGCAGCACTTGCCGCCGCTCTCAATCCTGGTCTGCGCGCATAATGAAGTGAAGAATTTGCAGGAACTTCTGCCCTTACTGGTGCAGCAGGAATATCCCGCGCCCTGGGAAATTATTATCATTGATGACCGCTCCTGGGACGGCACGCACTTGCTGGTACAGGAATACCAACTAGATCACCCGGAGGTGAAACTGGTGCGGGTGAAGGAGCAGGCCCGCTACATGAGTCCCAAAAAAGTGGCGCTGTTCCTGGGCATTAAAGCGGCGCAACATGAGCACCTGCTGCTCACAGACGCAGATTGCAGGCCGGTTTCTGCGGTGTGGGCGCAGGGCATGGCCGCGGGTTACGCCAACAATTCTGACATCATTTTGGGCTTTTCTCCGTATATGCGTATATATGGATTTTTAAATCAATTAATCCGGTTTGAAACCTTCTTGACGGCAATGCAGTATCTGTCGTTTGCCAAGCGGGGGCGGGCGTACATGGGCGTGGGCAGAAACCTGGCCTACACCAAAACCACCTTCCTCCGGAACAAAGGCTTCGCCAGCCACATCAGGTCTTTGGGCGGTGATGATGACCTTTTTGTGCAGGAAGCGGCAAAACATTCAAGGGTGGCAATTGTCTTAGACAAAGACGCCCAGACCCAGAGTTTGCCAGAAACCAGCTGGCGCGCCTGGTGGACCCAGAAACGACGGCATTTATCGGCGGGGCGCCGCTACAAGAAAAGTGAACAAGCCAGAATCGGACTTTTTGTCCTGTCTAACATACTATTTTATGTAATATCACCCATTCTTTTGAGCTTGCAGTACCAAGTGCCCTGGGTTGGCGTTATTATTGGGGCACGGTTTGCGGCGCTGTATGCCACCTACCTGCCAGTGGCCAGTCGGCTCAAAGACCCGCTCAACTGGTGGCTGCTGCCTGTACTGGAACTGGGGTATTACCTCAATTATATAGGGATCCTGATCTCTGTTTTAAGAACTAACAAGGTAAGATGGAAGTAA
- a CDS encoding LptF/LptG family permease, with protein MKLKLLDKYILFKFLTTFVFVVLILIAVICVIDFVEKNDDFIQHNLPVKTIIFDYYVNLIPHYINLLSPITVFIATVFVTAKLASHTEIVAILSSGVSFKRMLVPYIIGSILIGIFIFFFASYVIPTANKTRVAFEIKYVKNPYTFEGRNVHFRIGPETFAYLESYNNHANVGYKFTLETIKNQELFSKLSSESIRWDSLTQKWHMDSYTLRTFKGDKEVVFQGGALDTTINMLPKDFASTYRLKETLTNAELNALIDEKVLRGATDVEMYMTEKYERMSYPFAITVLTIIGVILSSRKVRGGVGLQIALGFILAFVFIIFVMMSRSLASVGGIPPQLAAFVPLFVFTIIGIVLYRTVPR; from the coding sequence GTGAAGTTAAAGCTTTTAGACAAGTACATTCTTTTCAAGTTCCTGACCACGTTTGTGTTTGTGGTGCTCATTCTCATTGCGGTCATCTGCGTGATTGACTTCGTGGAGAAGAATGATGACTTCATTCAGCACAACCTGCCGGTCAAGACCATCATCTTTGATTATTACGTCAACCTTATTCCGCACTACATTAACCTGCTGAGCCCCATAACGGTGTTCATTGCCACGGTGTTTGTGACGGCCAAGTTGGCATCACACACTGAGATTGTGGCCATTCTGAGCAGCGGGGTATCATTCAAGCGCATGTTGGTGCCCTACATCATCGGGTCTATTCTCATTGGAATTTTCATCTTCTTCTTCGCGTCTTACGTGATTCCTACGGCCAACAAAACACGCGTGGCGTTTGAGATCAAATACGTAAAAAACCCCTACACCTTTGAAGGCCGAAACGTGCATTTTAGGATTGGGCCGGAGACTTTCGCTTATCTGGAAAGCTATAACAACCACGCCAACGTGGGCTACAAATTCACGCTGGAGACCATTAAAAACCAGGAACTGTTCAGCAAACTGTCGTCAGAAAGCATACGCTGGGACAGCCTCACCCAGAAATGGCACATGGACAGTTACACCCTGCGCACGTTTAAAGGCGACAAGGAAGTAGTCTTCCAGGGCGGGGCCCTGGACACCACCATCAACATGCTGCCCAAGGACTTCGCCAGCACCTACCGCCTCAAAGAAACGCTCACCAACGCCGAACTCAACGCCCTCATTGACGAAAAAGTCCTGCGCGGCGCCACCGATGTGGAGATGTACATGACCGAAAAATATGAGCGCATGAGCTATCCCTTCGCCATTACGGTGCTGACCATTATTGGCGTGATTCTGAGTTCCCGCAAGGTGCGAGGCGGCGTGGGTCTGCAGATTGCCTTGGGCTTTATTCTGGCGTTTGTGTTCATCATCTTCGTGATGATGTCCAGGAGCCTGGCCTCGGTGGGCGGAATTCCGCCGCAGTTGGCCGCCTTTGTGCCGCTCTTCGTGTTCACCATTATTGGCATTGTGCTTTATAGAACCGTACCGAGGTAA
- the tgt gene encoding tRNA guanosine(34) transglycosylase Tgt, producing MTFDLVAKDPASKARAGTLTTAHGTIQTPIFMPVGTAGTVKAVHQRELKEDVKAQIILGNTYHLYLRPGLNVLEKAGGLHKFNGWDGPILTDSGGYQVFSLSGTRKIIEDGVKFRSHIDGSSHLFTPENVMDTQRTIGADIIMAFDECTPYPCDYHYAKNSMDRTHRWLQRCIDRFDSTNPKYGYEQTLFPIVQGSTYKDLRIQSAEMIASKGRPGNAIGGLSVGEPAEMMYEMTELVCDILPADKPRYLMGVGTPANILENIALGVDMFDCVLPTRNARNGMLFTTQGIINIRNERWKEDYSPIDAELGGYASTFYSKAYLRHLMHATEMLGAQIASVHNLTFYLWLVGQAREQILAGTFSTWKDQMVKKLMTRL from the coding sequence ATGACTTTTGATTTAGTAGCGAAAGATCCCGCTTCCAAAGCCCGCGCCGGTACGTTGACCACGGCGCACGGCACCATACAAACTCCTATTTTCATGCCGGTGGGCACCGCCGGTACCGTCAAAGCCGTGCACCAGCGCGAACTTAAAGAAGACGTAAAAGCGCAGATTATTCTGGGTAATACCTACCACCTGTATTTGAGACCGGGCCTGAACGTGCTGGAAAAAGCCGGCGGACTGCACAAATTCAACGGCTGGGACGGCCCAATCCTCACCGACAGCGGCGGGTACCAGGTGTTCTCTTTGTCAGGTACGCGCAAGATCATTGAAGACGGCGTCAAGTTCCGGAGCCACATTGACGGCAGCAGCCATTTGTTCACGCCAGAGAACGTGATGGACACACAGCGCACCATTGGCGCCGACATCATCATGGCCTTTGACGAATGCACGCCGTACCCGTGTGACTACCATTACGCCAAGAACTCCATGGACCGCACGCACCGCTGGCTGCAGCGCTGCATTGACCGCTTTGACAGCACAAACCCCAAATACGGATACGAGCAGACGCTTTTCCCTATTGTGCAAGGCAGTACTTACAAAGATCTGCGCATTCAGTCTGCCGAGATGATTGCCAGCAAAGGCCGCCCAGGTAACGCCATTGGCGGGTTGAGTGTGGGTGAACCGGCGGAGATGATGTACGAAATGACCGAACTGGTCTGTGATATACTGCCCGCAGACAAACCGCGTTACCTCATGGGCGTGGGAACGCCGGCCAATATTCTGGAGAACATTGCCCTGGGCGTAGACATGTTTGACTGCGTATTGCCCACCCGTAATGCCAGAAACGGCATGCTGTTCACCACGCAGGGCATTATCAACATCAGGAACGAACGCTGGAAAGAAGACTACTCACCCATTGACGCCGAGTTAGGCGGCTACGCGAGTACCTTCTACAGCAAAGCCTACCTGCGCCATTTAATGCACGCCACTGAGATGCTGGGCGCCCAGATTGCCAGCGTGCACAACCTTACCTTCTACCTGTGGCTGGTGGGCCAGGCCCGCGAGCAGATTCTGGCCGGCACGTTCAGCACCTGGAAAGACCAGATGGTGAAGAAACTGATGACCCGCTTATAA
- the rsmG gene encoding 16S rRNA (guanine(527)-N(7))-methyltransferase RsmG codes for MNQNSADLLLQYFPDLTPEQQQQFSRLAALYVDWNAKINVISRKDTENIMVNHLLHSLGIAKVVQFPAGTSVLDVGTGGGLPGIPLAILFPEVKFHLVDSIGKKIHVVEEIAHELKLHNVKASHTRAEQVPEKYDFIVSRAVARLATFYQWIQFSFKKESVPEQGLYYLKGGDLSEELAESGLVHQVYDLNTYFKEEFFETKKVVYVPQHPTA; via the coding sequence ATGAACCAGAATTCCGCAGACCTTCTCCTTCAGTATTTCCCTGACCTCACGCCAGAGCAACAGCAGCAGTTTAGCCGCCTGGCCGCGCTGTACGTGGACTGGAACGCCAAAATCAACGTGATTTCGCGCAAAGACACGGAGAATATCATGGTGAACCATCTGCTGCATTCGTTAGGCATTGCCAAGGTGGTACAGTTTCCGGCGGGTACCAGTGTGCTGGATGTGGGCACGGGCGGCGGTTTGCCCGGAATTCCGTTGGCTATTCTATTCCCCGAGGTGAAGTTTCACCTAGTAGATTCCATTGGCAAGAAAATTCATGTGGTGGAGGAAATTGCCCATGAACTGAAACTGCACAATGTGAAAGCCTCGCACACCCGCGCCGAGCAGGTGCCGGAGAAATATGATTTCATTGTGAGCCGCGCCGTGGCCAGATTGGCTACTTTTTACCAATGGATTCAGTTCAGCTTCAAGAAAGAAAGCGTGCCGGAGCAGGGCTTGTATTACCTCAAAGGCGGCGATTTGTCTGAGGAGCTGGCCGAGTCTGGCTTGGTCCACCAGGTCTATGACCTGAACACGTATTTTAAGGAGGAGTTTTTTGAGACGAAGAAAGTGGTCTACGTGCCGCAGCACCCAACGGCCTGA